One Rhodobacteraceae bacterium M385 genomic region harbors:
- a CDS encoding fumarylacetoacetate hydrolase family protein, whose product MAFVFTPLPAPTVPVAGTTELFPVRRIFCVGRNYAEHAREMGHDDREPPFFFAKPADAVVGDWATIPYPPVTENLHFEAELVVAIGTEGANITEAAALDHVFGYACGNDLTRRDIQAQAKKAGRPWSMAKGFDNSAVVGPIHRVADVGHLDSGAIQLTRNGELQQTGDLAEMIWSTPEVIAYLSGLVTLMPGDLIMTGTPAGVGALVPGDTAVVSIAGLPDLTITIGERA is encoded by the coding sequence TTGGCCTTTGTCTTCACTCCGCTACCCGCCCCCACCGTTCCCGTCGCCGGAACGACCGAGCTTTTTCCCGTGCGGCGCATCTTTTGCGTCGGGCGCAACTATGCCGAGCACGCTCGAGAGATGGGCCATGATGACCGTGAGCCGCCGTTTTTCTTCGCCAAACCCGCCGACGCTGTGGTTGGGGACTGGGCAACGATCCCCTACCCTCCGGTGACTGAGAACCTGCATTTTGAGGCCGAACTGGTCGTCGCAATCGGCACCGAAGGCGCGAATATCACCGAGGCCGCCGCGTTGGATCATGTCTTCGGCTACGCCTGCGGCAACGACCTGACCCGTCGCGATATCCAAGCGCAGGCCAAAAAGGCCGGACGCCCTTGGTCGATGGCGAAGGGGTTCGATAATTCTGCCGTTGTGGGCCCCATTCACCGGGTTGCGGATGTGGGACACCTCGATTCCGGCGCTATCCAACTGACGCGAAACGGCGAATTGCAGCAAACCGGTGATCTGGCTGAAATGATCTGGTCTACGCCCGAAGTTATCGCCTACCTTTCTGGCCTTGTGACCCTGATGCCCGGCGACCTGATTATGACAGGCACACCTGCGGGTGTCGGTGCGCTTGTGCCCGGCGACACGGCGGTTGTGTCGATTGCTGGATTGCCTGACCTGACAATCACCATCGGTGAACGCGCCTAG
- a CDS encoding mannitol dehydrogenase family protein: MGDELMAATAPAQKLCNATLQTLPDAVRVPRYDRAGLSPGIVHIGLGNFHRGHQAWYLHRLFDEGLNHDWAIIGAGVRAGDAAMRDRLLAQDCLTTLIELDPSGHSAEVIGSMIGFVPVEESNGALVAQMADPSIRIVALTVTEGGYYVAPADGSFDVDHPDIQHDAINPGTPRTAFGAMVAALRLRRDAGHGPFTCQSCDNLQGNGDALRQTVLGLAKMSDPALAEWIAANVTFPNSMVDCIVPATGPNELKLAKQFGIDDAAPVTHENFRQWVIEDKFCAGRPDWDRAGATFTDEVHAFEAMKIRLLNAGHQVIANPGEVLGVETIAGCMADISINALFRKLEMEEIAPHVTPVPGMTPEAYVDLVAYRFSNPEIVDTTRRVAFDGSSRHSGFLHPIIRDGLAKGTSIEGLALVEAIWARMCAGTREDGSVIAPNDPFWDDLTAYATAAKSRPAAWLEQEHLYGDLADSAVFSAAFTKWLTLIWAEGVRAAISQYAAI, encoded by the coding sequence ATGGGAGATGAACTGATGGCTGCAACCGCTCCAGCGCAAAAGCTTTGTAATGCGACGCTTCAGACGCTTCCCGATGCCGTGCGCGTGCCGCGCTACGACCGCGCGGGCCTGAGCCCCGGCATCGTGCATATCGGCCTTGGCAACTTTCACCGCGGCCATCAGGCGTGGTATCTGCACCGCCTGTTTGACGAAGGTCTGAACCACGATTGGGCGATCATTGGCGCCGGCGTGCGTGCCGGTGATGCCGCCATGCGCGACCGGCTTCTGGCGCAAGATTGCCTGACAACGCTGATCGAGTTGGACCCCTCGGGACATTCGGCCGAGGTCATAGGTTCGATGATCGGTTTCGTCCCGGTCGAAGAAAGCAACGGCGCGTTGGTTGCGCAGATGGCCGATCCTTCGATCCGTATTGTGGCCCTGACCGTGACCGAAGGCGGCTATTACGTGGCCCCCGCCGATGGCTCATTTGACGTGGACCATCCCGATATTCAGCACGACGCGATCAATCCCGGTACGCCGAGAACGGCTTTCGGCGCAATGGTTGCCGCGCTGCGCCTGCGCCGCGACGCGGGCCATGGCCCGTTCACCTGCCAAAGCTGTGACAACCTGCAAGGCAACGGCGACGCGCTGCGTCAAACCGTGTTGGGGCTGGCCAAGATGTCCGACCCGGCCCTGGCCGAATGGATTGCGGCCAATGTGACCTTCCCCAACTCCATGGTTGATTGCATCGTGCCCGCCACTGGCCCCAATGAGTTGAAACTTGCCAAGCAGTTCGGCATCGACGATGCGGCGCCCGTCACCCATGAAAACTTCCGCCAATGGGTGATCGAGGACAAGTTCTGCGCAGGCCGCCCCGATTGGGACAGAGCCGGCGCGACCTTCACCGATGAGGTCCACGCATTTGAGGCGATGAAAATCCGCCTGCTGAACGCCGGCCACCAAGTGATCGCCAACCCCGGAGAGGTGTTGGGCGTTGAAACAATCGCAGGCTGCATGGCCGACATTTCCATCAACGCGCTGTTTCGCAAGCTAGAGATGGAAGAGATTGCCCCCCATGTCACCCCAGTGCCCGGCATGACGCCCGAGGCCTACGTTGATCTGGTCGCTTATCGCTTCTCCAACCCCGAGATCGTGGACACCACCCGCCGCGTGGCGTTTGACGGGTCGTCCCGGCACTCGGGCTTCTTGCACCCGATCATCCGCGATGGCTTGGCCAAGGGCACCTCGATCGAGGGTCTCGCCTTGGTAGAGGCGATCTGGGCGCGTATGTGTGCAGGCACCCGCGAAGATGGCAGCGTGATCGCGCCCAACGACCCGTTCTGGGACGATCTGACCGCCTACGCCACTGCGGCGAAATCTCGTCCCGCCGCGTGGCTGGAGCAAGAGCACTTGTACGGCGATCTTGCCGATAGCGCGGTATTTTCTGCCGCCTTCACGAAATGGCTGACGCTGATCTGGGCGGAAGGTGTGCGGGCGGCAATTAGCCAATACGCGGCGATCTAG
- a CDS encoding carbohydrate ABC transporter permease produces MARAVTPQRKALNTTFAWIIGLLIFFPILWTVLTSFKTEAEAIANPPIFLAFDWTLENYGVVLERSNYLRFLTNSIIIAGGSTVLGIIIAVPAAWSMAFVPSHRTKDILLWMLSTKMLPAVGVLYPIYLLCIQLGVLDNRFALVVILMLINLPIIVWMLYTYFKEIPGEILEAARMDGATLREEILYVLTPMAVPGIASTLLLNFILAWNEAFWTLNLTSVDAAPLTAFIASYSSPEGLFFAKLSAASTMAIMPILILGWFSQKQLVRGLTFGAVK; encoded by the coding sequence ATGGCACGTGCTGTTACACCCCAACGCAAAGCTCTGAATACGACCTTCGCGTGGATCATCGGGTTGCTGATCTTCTTCCCGATCCTCTGGACCGTCCTGACCTCGTTCAAAACCGAGGCCGAGGCGATCGCCAACCCACCCATCTTCCTGGCTTTTGACTGGACGCTGGAAAACTACGGTGTGGTCCTGGAACGCTCTAACTACCTGCGGTTCCTGACCAACTCGATCATCATCGCGGGCGGGTCCACCGTTCTGGGCATTATCATCGCGGTGCCTGCGGCTTGGTCGATGGCCTTCGTGCCCTCGCACCGGACCAAAGACATCCTGCTTTGGATGTTGAGCACCAAGATGCTGCCCGCCGTGGGCGTTCTCTACCCCATCTACCTGCTGTGCATTCAGCTTGGGGTCTTGGACAACCGCTTTGCCTTGGTCGTGATCTTGATGCTGATCAACCTGCCGATCATCGTTTGGATGCTCTACACCTACTTCAAGGAAATCCCCGGTGAGATCCTTGAGGCCGCCCGGATGGACGGGGCCACGCTGCGCGAAGAGATACTCTACGTGCTGACGCCGATGGCAGTGCCGGGCATCGCCTCGACCCTGTTGCTGAACTTCATCCTCGCATGGAACGAAGCGTTCTGGACGTTGAACCTGACGTCCGTGGATGCCGCCCCGCTTACGGCATTCATCGCTAGCTATTCCTCACCCGAGGGCCTGTTCTTCGCCAAACTTTCGGCGGCCTCGACTATGGCGATCATGCCAATCCTCATCCTTGGCTGGTTCAGCCAGAAACAACTTGTCCGGGGCCTGACCTTCGGCGCGGTTAAGTAA
- a CDS encoding sugar ABC transporter permease produces MATQHSRSAARIMMAPAVFLLLVWMLVPLCMTLWFSFRDYRPLRGGDLGWAGIDNFVNFASSRSFLPAVGTTLLIVGGVLLISIVLGVLLAILLDQPMWGQGIVRILVIAPFFVMPTVSALVWKNMFMDPTNGVFSHLWRFFGADPVVWLQDASVFSIVMIVSWQWLPFATLILLTAIQSLDSEQLEAAEMDGAPPLSRFIFITLPHLSRAITIVVLIQTIFLLAVFAEIFVTTGGAFGTRTLTYLIYQRVLESQNVGLGSAGGVYAIILANIVAIFLMRIVGKNLDK; encoded by the coding sequence ATGGCGACCCAGCATTCCCGATCAGCGGCCCGTATCATGATGGCGCCAGCGGTATTCCTGCTTCTCGTCTGGATGCTCGTACCGCTCTGCATGACATTGTGGTTCTCGTTCCGAGACTATCGCCCCCTTCGCGGCGGTGACCTTGGTTGGGCCGGGATCGACAACTTCGTAAACTTCGCATCATCGCGGTCCTTCCTACCAGCCGTTGGAACAACATTGTTGATCGTGGGCGGTGTCCTGCTGATCTCGATCGTGTTGGGTGTCCTTCTGGCGATCTTGTTGGACCAGCCTATGTGGGGCCAAGGGATTGTGCGTATCCTTGTGATTGCCCCGTTCTTCGTCATGCCCACCGTTTCGGCGCTGGTATGGAAGAACATGTTCATGGACCCAACCAACGGCGTCTTCTCGCATCTATGGAGGTTCTTCGGAGCCGACCCGGTGGTGTGGCTGCAAGATGCGTCGGTCTTCTCGATCGTCATGATCGTGTCCTGGCAGTGGTTGCCCTTTGCAACGCTCATCCTTCTGACGGCGATCCAGTCGTTGGACAGTGAGCAGTTGGAAGCAGCCGAAATGGACGGTGCGCCCCCGCTGTCGCGCTTCATCTTCATCACCCTGCCCCACCTGAGCCGCGCGATTACCATTGTGGTGCTGATCCAGACGATCTTCCTGCTGGCCGTTTTCGCCGAAATCTTCGTGACCACCGGCGGCGCGTTCGGAACGCGGACCCTGACCTATCTGATCTACCAGCGCGTGCTGGAAAGCCAGAACGTGGGCTTGGGCAGCGCGGGCGGCGTCTACGCCATCATCCTTGCCAACATCGTTGCCATCTTCCTGATGCGCATCGTCGGCAAAAACCTGGACAAGTGA
- a CDS encoding CapA family protein produces MLFSLKIRQLTAKVRVAACATLFGAFAVSCTPTGGGAANSCGRPDLAFAGDVLLHSLIQSEASTRAEGFAPAFEPIIPALSRTSVTVVNLEGPTARNISAANRVWQDPGTLFDGRIYAGYPRFNYHPSIAAVLRDAGVDVVQTANNHAMDRGPLGADLTLSALRQAGLGTTGSHSTGTTAAWHNIQQVGGQNIAFLACTFSTNGLPNPRSQVLGCYGNNPSIPNLIHSLTAQPTIDGVILLPHWGTEYSVRPTARQRRLAQAAADAGAIAIVGSHPHVLQPLEQLLAADGRRVPVAYSLGNLISTQWRLEQRTGAILYLDLTRDPQGRLLATDPRYLPTRVERTTDRGVAVFPAAQIAQGATSVAHAQRILGAGMLSVNFCLTP; encoded by the coding sequence ATGCTATTTTCGTTAAAAATCAGACAACTCACGGCCAAAGTTCGTGTAGCGGCCTGCGCCACACTTTTCGGCGCTTTCGCTGTTTCCTGCACCCCGACAGGTGGGGGGGCAGCCAACTCCTGCGGGCGGCCCGATCTGGCATTCGCAGGCGATGTGCTGCTGCATTCCCTGATCCAGTCCGAGGCCAGCACCCGCGCCGAAGGCTTTGCGCCCGCGTTTGAACCGATCATCCCGGCCCTTTCTCGGACCTCCGTCACGGTGGTCAATCTGGAGGGACCGACTGCGCGTAACATCTCGGCGGCAAACCGGGTTTGGCAAGACCCCGGTACTCTGTTTGATGGACGAATTTACGCGGGATATCCTAGGTTTAACTACCATCCCTCCATCGCGGCTGTCCTACGGGACGCCGGTGTTGACGTGGTGCAGACGGCCAACAATCACGCGATGGATCGCGGCCCCCTCGGCGCGGATCTCACGCTTTCAGCGCTGAGGCAAGCGGGGCTTGGCACGACGGGTAGCCACTCCACCGGAACCACTGCGGCGTGGCACAATATCCAACAGGTCGGCGGCCAGAACATAGCGTTTCTCGCTTGCACTTTTTCAACAAATGGCCTGCCAAATCCCCGGTCACAAGTGCTGGGATGTTACGGAAACAACCCTTCCATCCCCAATCTTATCCACAGTCTGACTGCGCAACCTACAATTGACGGCGTGATCCTCCTCCCCCATTGGGGAACTGAGTACTCGGTCCGTCCCACGGCGCGACAACGACGTTTGGCGCAGGCGGCAGCGGACGCCGGGGCGATAGCGATCGTTGGCAGCCATCCCCACGTCCTTCAACCGTTAGAGCAGCTTTTGGCGGCTGACGGGCGGCGCGTGCCGGTTGCATATTCCCTTGGGAACCTCATCTCAACCCAATGGCGGTTGGAGCAACGCACCGGGGCGATCCTTTACCTCGATCTGACGCGCGACCCGCAGGGGCGGCTTCTGGCCACTGATCCCCGATATCTGCCCACACGGGTAGAGCGGACGACGGATCGCGGCGTCGCCGTTTTCCCAGCCGCGCAGATTGCCCAAGGTGCCACGAGTGTCGCCCACGCGCAGCGCATCCTTGGCGCTGGAATGCTGTCTGTTAACTTTTGCCTTACCCCTTGA
- a CDS encoding winged helix DNA-binding domain-containing protein — MTTPVLTNDQARRLFLARHGLMEPPSGSAKGAALAQLVHGLGFVQVDSVNTFARAHDLILWSRRQTYQPEGLRWINDRSRATFEHWTHDASIIPMEFYPLWRMRFERDRARLHAKWKDWHGEGFHPEIDKVLRQVADNGVCCSADMEDERVEKSTGWWDWKPSKVALEYLWRSGELAVTKRVGFRKFYDLSERVIPADVLAVQVPDAEIIDRACVAALDRLGFATSGELAAFFDLIRPGDAKTWVAQALAKGRVVAVDITLNNGQVRRSVMWPKDLETLDELPAPSPRVRVLSPFDPALRDRKRAERLFGFHYRIEIFVPAPKRRYGYYVFPVMEGTRLIGRIDMAREGGVLSVRAFWAENGVQMGAGRVARLRAEITRAARFATSGEVRYDEGWLRGPVA; from the coding sequence ATGACAACGCCCGTGCTCACCAACGATCAGGCGCGCCGGTTATTTCTGGCGCGCCACGGGTTGATGGAGCCACCCTCTGGCTCGGCCAAGGGCGCGGCGCTGGCGCAACTGGTCCACGGCCTGGGCTTCGTGCAGGTCGATAGCGTCAACACATTTGCTCGGGCCCACGACCTAATCCTTTGGTCTCGCAGGCAAACTTACCAACCCGAGGGGCTCCGTTGGATCAATGATCGCTCCCGGGCGACGTTTGAACATTGGACCCACGACGCCTCGATCATCCCGATGGAATTCTACCCCTTGTGGCGGATGCGATTTGAGCGTGACCGTGCGCGCCTGCACGCCAAATGGAAGGATTGGCACGGCGAGGGCTTCCACCCTGAGATCGACAAAGTCCTGCGGCAAGTGGCCGATAATGGGGTCTGCTGTTCTGCGGATATGGAGGATGAAAGGGTCGAGAAATCAACCGGTTGGTGGGATTGGAAGCCCTCCAAGGTTGCGTTGGAATATCTTTGGCGCTCAGGCGAGCTGGCGGTCACGAAACGCGTGGGTTTTCGCAAGTTCTACGATCTGAGTGAGCGTGTTATTCCAGCCGATGTTCTGGCGGTGCAAGTGCCCGATGCAGAGATCATCGACCGGGCCTGCGTCGCGGCTTTGGACCGTTTGGGCTTTGCCACCAGCGGCGAATTGGCCGCGTTCTTTGACCTGATCCGCCCGGGTGATGCGAAGACATGGGTGGCGCAAGCCTTGGCGAAAGGGCGGGTTGTGGCGGTGGATATCACCTTGAACAACGGCCAGGTGCGCCGCTCTGTGATGTGGCCCAAGGACTTGGAAACCTTAGATGAATTGCCCGCGCCATCGCCCCGCGTTCGGGTGCTTTCCCCTTTCGACCCGGCTTTGCGCGACAGGAAGCGGGCAGAGCGATTGTTCGGGTTCCATTACCGGATTGAGATATTCGTGCCGGCCCCCAAGCGCCGCTACGGCTACTATGTTTTTCCGGTCATGGAAGGCACGCGGCTGATCGGGCGTATCGACATGGCGCGAGAGGGAGGGGTTCTGTCTGTCCGTGCATTCTGGGCCGAAAATGGCGTCCAAATGGGGGCAGGGCGGGTGGCCCGCCTACGGGCCGAGATCACCCGCGCCGCCCGCTTCGCCACCAGTGGAGAGGTGCGCTATGATGAGGGCTGGCTGAGGGGCCCGGTCGCCTAA
- a CDS encoding ABC transporter ATP-binding protein, which yields MGRITLQKVQKKFGDVEVIPPLDLEINDGEFVVFVGPSGCGKSTLLRLIAGLEDVSGGQINIDGEDATMVPPAKRSLAMVFQSYALYPHMSVRKNIAFPMRMAKMDQAEQDRRISSAAAALNLTDYLDRRPGQLSGGQRQRVAIGRAIVREPSAFLFDEPLSNLDAALRVGMRMEISELHKKLDTTMIYVTHDQVEAMTMADKIVVLRAGHIEQVGSPLDLYRSPRNTFVAGFIGSPKMNLIEGAAAAEHGVHTIGIRPEHIDVSMTEGKWQGTVGVAEHLGSDTFIHIHGIEGCDPMTVRADGEMSVKHGDTVYLTPQDKHLHRFGADGLRIA from the coding sequence ATGGGACGTATTACACTGCAAAAAGTGCAAAAGAAGTTCGGTGATGTGGAAGTCATCCCGCCGCTGGATTTGGAAATTAACGACGGTGAGTTCGTTGTCTTCGTTGGCCCCTCGGGGTGCGGTAAATCCACCCTCCTGCGTCTGATCGCAGGGTTGGAGGATGTATCGGGCGGGCAGATCAACATCGATGGCGAAGACGCCACGATGGTGCCCCCTGCAAAACGTAGCCTGGCGATGGTGTTCCAATCCTATGCGCTCTACCCGCATATGTCGGTGCGCAAGAACATCGCGTTTCCGATGCGGATGGCAAAGATGGATCAGGCGGAACAAGACCGCCGGATCTCCTCCGCTGCTGCCGCGCTGAACCTGACCGATTACCTTGATCGTCGTCCGGGCCAGCTTTCGGGTGGTCAACGCCAGCGGGTTGCCATTGGCCGGGCCATTGTGCGCGAGCCTTCGGCCTTCCTGTTCGACGAGCCGCTGTCCAACCTGGACGCCGCGCTTCGTGTGGGGATGCGGATGGAGATTTCGGAGCTGCACAAAAAGCTCGATACGACAATGATCTACGTGACCCACGACCAGGTTGAAGCCATGACCATGGCCGACAAGATCGTGGTTCTGCGTGCCGGTCATATCGAGCAGGTCGGCTCTCCGCTCGACCTGTACCGCTCGCCACGCAACACCTTCGTTGCGGGCTTTATCGGATCGCCAAAGATGAACCTGATCGAGGGTGCCGCCGCCGCAGAACACGGCGTTCACACCATCGGCATTCGCCCCGAACACATCGACGTGTCGATGACCGAAGGCAAATGGCAGGGCACCGTTGGTGTGGCAGAGCACCTTGGATCGGACACCTTCATCCACATCCACGGGATCGAGGGTTGCGACCCCATGACCGTGCGTGCCGATGGCGAGATGTCCGTCAAGCACGGTGACACCGTTTACCTGACGCCGCAGGACAAGCACCTGCACCGTTTTGGCGCAGATGGGTTGCGGATTGCATGA
- a CDS encoding L-iditol 2-dehydrogenase, with protein MKRLDGKSALITGAARGIGRGFAEAYLREGAQVAVADIDAEAAEQTAEELGQNAYAVQIDVTDQTSIDAAIAMVVQSVGKLDILVNNAALFDAAETVDITRESFEKLYAVNVAGTLFTMQAAAKQMIAQGHGGKIINMASQAGRRGEPLVLVYCSTKAAVISMTQSAGLNLIGHGINVNAIAPGVVDGAHWDHVDATFARLEGKAPGQKKAEVAAGVPAGRFATPEDLTGMAVFLASPEADYIVAQCYNVDGGQWMS; from the coding sequence ATGAAACGGCTTGATGGCAAATCCGCCCTGATTACCGGGGCAGCCCGGGGCATTGGACGCGGATTTGCCGAGGCCTACCTGCGCGAAGGCGCGCAGGTGGCCGTTGCCGATATAGACGCGGAAGCAGCGGAGCAAACCGCCGAAGAACTCGGGCAAAATGCCTATGCCGTGCAGATAGATGTGACGGATCAAACCAGCATCGACGCGGCGATAGCGATGGTCGTTCAAAGCGTTGGAAAGCTGGACATTCTGGTGAACAACGCCGCTTTGTTCGATGCCGCTGAGACCGTCGACATCACGCGCGAAAGCTTTGAGAAACTCTACGCCGTGAACGTCGCGGGCACGCTGTTCACAATGCAGGCCGCAGCGAAACAGATGATCGCACAGGGCCACGGCGGCAAGATTATCAACATGGCGTCACAAGCGGGCCGACGCGGAGAGCCTTTGGTGCTGGTTTACTGCTCTACCAAGGCGGCGGTGATCTCGATGACGCAATCGGCGGGGCTGAACCTGATCGGCCACGGGATCAACGTGAACGCCATCGCGCCGGGCGTCGTGGACGGGGCCCATTGGGACCATGTAGACGCGACTTTCGCGCGGCTTGAAGGCAAGGCGCCGGGACAAAAGAAGGCCGAAGTGGCCGCAGGCGTCCCCGCAGGGCGCTTTGCCACGCCAGAAGATTTGACAGGGATGGCCGTATTCCTCGCCTCCCCCGAGGCCGACTACATTGTAGCGCAATGCTATAACGTCGATGGCGGCCAATGGATGAGCTGA
- a CDS encoding sugar ABC transporter substrate-binding protein codes for MSLKRALGATTALAICAAGTAAFADGHSATITIATVNNGDMVRMQGYTDQFTAETGIAVEWVTLEENVLRQRVTTDITTNGGQFDIMTIGMYETPIWGANGWLVPLDSLSEEYNVDDILPAMAGGLSHDGTLYAAPFYGESSMIMYRTDLMEAAGLEMPDAPTWEFIREAAAAMTDRDAEINGICLRGKPGWGEGGAFITAMSNSFGARWFDMDWNAQFDTQEWADTLNFFNDMMQESGPAGFATNGFNENLSLFQQGLCGMWIDATVAASFVTNPDDSEVADSVGFALAPDNGLGRRSNWLWAWALAIPAGTQQQDEAMQFIEWATSTDYIELVAENEGWANVPPGARTSLYENPNYLEVPFAQMTLDSILSADPNNSTVEESPYVGVQFAAIPEFAGIATEVSQEFSNAYAGQQTIEEALANAQAITNEAMEAAGYQ; via the coding sequence ATGTCTCTCAAAAGAGCTTTGGGCGCCACAACAGCGCTCGCAATTTGCGCAGCAGGTACTGCTGCTTTTGCGGACGGCCACTCGGCCACAATCACTATCGCTACTGTAAACAACGGCGATATGGTCCGCATGCAGGGCTACACCGACCAGTTCACCGCTGAAACGGGCATCGCCGTCGAGTGGGTGACACTGGAAGAGAACGTTCTTCGTCAGCGCGTTACGACGGACATCACCACCAACGGTGGCCAGTTCGACATCATGACGATCGGCATGTACGAAACACCCATCTGGGGCGCAAACGGCTGGCTCGTCCCGCTGGACAGCCTGTCGGAAGAGTACAATGTTGACGACATCCTGCCCGCAATGGCAGGCGGTTTGTCCCACGACGGCACGCTTTATGCGGCACCGTTCTACGGCGAATCTTCCATGATCATGTACCGCACGGACCTGATGGAAGCTGCTGGCCTGGAAATGCCAGACGCACCAACATGGGAATTCATCCGCGAAGCCGCGGCTGCAATGACCGACCGTGACGCCGAGATCAACGGCATCTGCCTGCGCGGCAAGCCAGGTTGGGGCGAAGGTGGTGCATTCATCACTGCGATGTCCAACTCCTTCGGCGCACGCTGGTTCGACATGGACTGGAACGCTCAGTTTGACACCCAGGAATGGGCCGACACGCTGAACTTCTTCAACGACATGATGCAAGAGTCCGGTCCTGCCGGTTTCGCGACCAACGGCTTCAACGAGAACCTCTCGCTGTTCCAACAGGGTCTGTGCGGCATGTGGATCGACGCGACTGTTGCGGCATCCTTCGTAACCAACCCAGACGACAGCGAAGTTGCTGACTCGGTTGGTTTCGCACTGGCACCCGACAACGGTCTTGGCCGTCGTTCCAACTGGCTCTGGGCCTGGGCACTGGCAATTCCTGCCGGTACGCAGCAGCAGGACGAAGCCATGCAGTTCATCGAGTGGGCAACATCCACCGACTACATCGAACTGGTTGCCGAGAACGAAGGTTGGGCGAACGTACCACCCGGTGCACGTACATCCCTGTACGAGAACCCCAACTACCTTGAGGTTCCATTCGCTCAGATGACGCTGGACAGCATCCTGTCGGCCGATCCGAACAACTCTACCGTCGAAGAGAGCCCCTATGTTGGTGTTCAGTTCGCGGCGATCCCAGAGTTTGCCGGTATCGCAACCGAAGTAAGCCAGGAATTCTCCAACGCTTACGCGGGTCAGCAGACCATCGAAGAAGCTCTGGCGAACGCTCAGGCAATCACGAACGAAGCCATGGAAGCAGCTGGCTACCAGTAA